The following is a genomic window from Dehalogenimonas sp. 4OHTPN.
TCGGCCTGTACTGGCTGCTGCTGAACGAACCGCCGCCGAGAGGAGGCCGAAGCCAAGATGGATAAATTGATCCGCCTGTTGATTGTTGAGGACAACCCGGATGACGCCGTTTTAGTGACCCGGGCGCTTGAGCGCCGCGGCATGGAGCTGGAGTGGCGGCGGGTGGAGACCGCGGAGGCCATGTACCAGGCGCTGAAACAGGAACAATATGATCTCATCATTGCCGACTACCGGCTGCCCCATTTCTCCGCTCCCGAGGCCATCAAACTGCGCGACCGGCTGGCGCCGGAACTGCCCCTGATCATCGTCTCGGGCACTATCGGCGAGGAACTCGCCGCCGATGCCATGGTCGCCGGCGCCCAGGACTATGTCATGAAGAACAACCTCACCCGGCTTCAGGTAGCGGTGGAGCGGGAGCTGCGTGAGGCGGGAGTGCGGCGCAAGCGCCGGGAAGCTGAAGCCGCCCTGAACCGCACCCGGGAACAATACGCCAACCTGATAGAAAATACCCATGACCTGGTGCAAAGCATCGACGGGTCCGGCAAGCTGCTCTTTGTCAATAATGCCTGGCTCGCCGTTCTGGGTTATTCCCTCGATGAAGTCGCCGGCCTCAATATTGCCGACGTCGTCCATCCGGATTCCCTGGCGGCGTGCCATTCCATAATGGCTCTGGTAAAAAGCGGCGTTCACCCCAGGGGATTCGAGATCAAGCTCCGGACTAAACAGGGAGAGGACGTGATCGCCGAGGGCAACACCGTCGGTTACTTCGTTGACGGCGTCTTTGCCAGTACCCTGACCATTTTCCACGATATCACGGCACGGAAGCGGCATGGGGAGAGGATATCCCATCTCAACCAGGTGCTGGGCATCATCCGTGATATCAACCAGCTAATCGTCGGTGAAAACGACGAAAAAAGCTTGCTGCAGAAAGCCTGCGAACGGATGGTGTTCCCCGGCTCGGACTACGGCGCCGCCTGGATTAGCCTGGTTAACCCCGGGGGCGAGATGGATCTGGTTGCCAACGCCGGTTCTACGGTCGAAGGCTGCGGCTGCATCGAAAGGGTGCTCGATATCACTGACCTGGCGCACGACCGGCTGGTCAGCCACCGCTGCCACCTGGGGCGGTTTTCCGCCGCTCTTTCTCTGCCCCTGTCGATCGAAAGCCAGCCTGTTGGAATCATGAACGCCTGTTTTATTAAAGCCCCCACCCTTTCCGCGGAGGAGAAGGATCTGATGCTGGAGCTGGCCGGCGACCTGGCGCTGGGCATAGAAAAGATCCGCAAACGCGAGGAGCTTGGGCGCCGTAACCAATTCATCGAGACTATTATCGACAGCCTGCCTATCGGCCTGGCGGTCAACCGGATGAGCGACGGCTCGACAGTTTACATCAACCCCATGTTTGAAAAGGTATATGGTTGGCCCAGGCGGGAAATCAGCGGCGTCGCCGAGTTTTTCCAGAAGGTATATCCTGACCCGGAATACCGGCGCCAGATCCAGGAAAGGGTGATGGTGGACATTTCAAGC
Proteins encoded in this region:
- a CDS encoding PAS domain S-box protein produces the protein MDKLIRLLIVEDNPDDAVLVTRALERRGMELEWRRVETAEAMYQALKQEQYDLIIADYRLPHFSAPEAIKLRDRLAPELPLIIVSGTIGEELAADAMVAGAQDYVMKNNLTRLQVAVERELREAGVRRKRREAEAALNRTREQYANLIENTHDLVQSIDGSGKLLFVNNAWLAVLGYSLDEVAGLNIADVVHPDSLAACHSIMALVKSGVHPRGFEIKLRTKQGEDVIAEGNTVGYFVDGVFASTLTIFHDITARKRHGERISHLNQVLGIIRDINQLIVGENDEKSLLQKACERMVFPGSDYGAAWISLVNPGGEMDLVANAGSTVEGCGCIERVLDITDLAHDRLVSHRCHLGRFSAALSLPLSIESQPVGIMNACFIKAPTLSAEEKDLMLELAGDLALGIEKIRKREELGRRNQFIETIIDSLPIGLAVNRMSDGSTVYINPMFEKVYGWPRREISGVAEFFQKVYPDPEYRRQIQERVMVDISSGDPARMRWENIMITTQTGEKRFISAANIPLPEQGLMISTAWDVTERSKAQQEIALKAQLLDSATDSIFLVEPGGRIVYANEEACKSRGYNREEILRLNITDIRTPDMAGLYKDQIEQVLRDGEASFEATHLRKDGTVFHVEARAKKITSGERTLILAIARDITERRRMENQLVVTDRLASVGELASGIAHEINNPLTGIIGFAELLKEKELPADVADDVDVIYREAMRCAEIIRNLLTFARQHHSERQLLNVNNVVEKVLELRAYEQRVNNISVTRRLDAGLPAVHADFFSLQQCFLNIVINAEYFMRKAHNGGNLTVATELAGDFIRITFTDDGLGIPPEIVDRLFDPFFTTKEVGKGTGLGLSICHGLIQSHGGTIRAENAPGGGASFIIDLPLEQPAHESGAGGNAGLIS